A genomic region of Leptospira barantonii contains the following coding sequences:
- a CDS encoding DUF1905 domain-containing protein — MNPNSFKIEFKAKVWIYPGKGGWHFLTLPLNVSKKIKLFAEQSKGSWGMIPVLAQIGETSWNTSIFPEKDSPKYVLPLKVEIRKREKILLDQNVRVSLTIQL; from the coding sequence ATGAATCCGAATTCTTTTAAAATTGAATTTAAAGCAAAGGTTTGGATTTATCCGGGTAAAGGCGGTTGGCATTTTTTAACCTTGCCGTTGAACGTTTCCAAAAAGATAAAACTGTTTGCGGAACAATCGAAAGGATCTTGGGGAATGATTCCCGTTTTAGCTCAAATCGGTGAAACGAGTTGGAATACATCGATCTTTCCTGAAAAAGATTCTCCGAAATATGTTCTACCATTGAAAGTGGAGATTCGCAAACGGGAAAAAATTCTTTTGGATCAGAACGTCCGTGTTTCCCTTACGATTCAACTTTGA
- the rocD gene encoding ornithine--oxo-acid transaminase, giving the protein MSLVKDSSYYIQLENTFGASNYEPLPVVLDKGERIYLYDVEGKRYFDFLSAYSAVNQGHCHPKLIQTLIEQSRKLTLTSRAFYNSQLGEYEEYITKLLGYQRILPMNTGVEAAETAVKLCRKWGYKVKGIPENQAKIVFASGNFWGRSIGAISASTDPLSKREFGPFVPGFEIIPFNDLEALKNSLQDKNVAGFMVEPIQGEAGVIVPSEGYLAECKRLCSEANVLLILDEVQTGLGRTGKLLAGDYESVKPDILVLGKALSGGILPVSAVLSSSEIMLTIRPGEHGSTYGGNPLACAVAKSALQVLVEEKMTENSNEMGEIFRKRMNHLKSKYEDIQDVRGKGLLNAIQFKEKNGKSVAKDVCKKLLNLGVLAKTTHHHTIRFAPPLVIRVEEMNEACDIIDQAVKFCLD; this is encoded by the coding sequence ATGTCGCTCGTTAAAGATTCGTCATATTACATTCAATTGGAAAATACGTTCGGAGCTTCGAATTACGAACCCTTGCCAGTCGTTTTAGACAAAGGCGAAAGAATTTATTTATACGATGTGGAAGGAAAACGTTACTTCGATTTTTTATCGGCGTATTCCGCGGTCAATCAAGGGCATTGTCATCCGAAACTTATACAGACCTTGATCGAACAATCACGGAAGTTGACGTTAACTTCAAGAGCGTTTTATAATTCTCAACTTGGAGAATACGAGGAATACATCACAAAGTTACTCGGTTATCAGAGAATTCTTCCCATGAATACCGGCGTGGAGGCCGCAGAGACCGCGGTTAAACTTTGTAGAAAGTGGGGATACAAGGTTAAAGGAATTCCGGAAAACCAAGCCAAGATCGTTTTTGCATCCGGCAATTTTTGGGGAAGAAGTATCGGAGCGATTTCCGCATCCACGGATCCTTTGAGTAAAAGAGAATTCGGTCCCTTTGTTCCCGGATTCGAAATCATTCCGTTTAACGATCTTGAGGCGTTGAAAAATTCTCTGCAAGATAAGAATGTCGCCGGCTTTATGGTCGAGCCGATTCAAGGAGAAGCGGGAGTGATCGTTCCGAGCGAAGGTTATCTCGCGGAATGTAAAAGACTTTGTTCGGAAGCGAACGTGCTTTTGATTCTCGACGAAGTGCAAACCGGTCTTGGAAGAACCGGAAAACTTCTCGCGGGCGATTATGAATCCGTTAAGCCCGATATCCTCGTTTTAGGAAAAGCTCTTTCGGGAGGAATCCTTCCCGTGTCTGCAGTTTTATCCAGTAGCGAAATTATGTTAACGATTCGTCCCGGAGAACACGGCTCTACGTACGGAGGAAATCCTTTGGCCTGCGCCGTAGCCAAAAGCGCATTGCAGGTGTTAGTGGAAGAAAAGATGACCGAGAACTCGAACGAAATGGGAGAGATCTTTCGAAAAAGAATGAATCATCTAAAATCGAAATACGAAGACATACAGGATGTTCGAGGAAAAGGTTTATTGAATGCGATTCAATTTAAGGAAAAAAACGGAAAGTCCGTCGCAAAGGATGTTTGTAAAAAACTTCTAAACTTAGGCGTTCTTGCGAAAACCACACACCATCATACGATTCGATTCGCGCCTCCTCTTGTAATTCGTGTCGAAGAAATGAACGAAGCCTGCGATATTATCGATCAAGCCGTTAAGTTTTGTCTTGACTAA
- a CDS encoding TRL-like family protein, producing the protein MKTLSMRTYLILCITFITIGNCLYTNVKTPGWFYSQSYTDVRGMEPVGKLSGQACGEGWLWLVYTGDESYEAAVQNAIQDKADLLFDVQTDYYVKSIFFNLYFYKCTRVTGIGVKLPHRLMKKD; encoded by the coding sequence ATGAAAACATTATCGATGAGAACTTATCTGATTCTTTGCATTACATTTATTACAATTGGCAACTGTCTTTACACGAATGTAAAAACTCCGGGTTGGTTCTACTCGCAAAGTTACACGGACGTTCGAGGAATGGAACCGGTTGGAAAACTCAGCGGCCAAGCTTGCGGGGAAGGTTGGCTTTGGCTGGTTTATACGGGTGACGAAAGTTACGAAGCCGCGGTGCAAAACGCGATTCAAGACAAGGCCGATCTTCTTTTCGACGTTCAGACCGATTATTACGTTAAATCGATATTCTTTAACCTTTACTTTTATAAATGCACGAGGGTGACCGGAATCGGAGTGAAACTACCTCATCGATTGATGAAAAAAGACTGA
- a CDS encoding DUF423 domain-containing protein: MTGKQKTILILSSLSGFLGVALGAFGAHALKTIITPDLLAVFETGNRYHLIHSILPLILAITGFVNRSKAAWISSILFLAGILIFSGSLYVLAITGIRILGAITPIGGVSFLVAWALLGFSAIGSKND, encoded by the coding sequence ATGACGGGAAAACAAAAAACGATTCTCATCCTTTCTTCCTTATCCGGGTTTCTCGGAGTTGCCTTGGGCGCGTTCGGAGCGCACGCTTTGAAAACGATTATCACCCCGGATTTACTCGCCGTATTTGAAACCGGAAATCGTTATCACTTGATTCACAGCATTCTTCCTTTGATTTTGGCCATCACAGGTTTCGTAAATCGAAGCAAGGCGGCGTGGATTTCTTCGATTTTATTCCTTGCAGGAATTCTAATATTCTCCGGTTCTTTATACGTTTTGGCGATCACCGGAATTAGAATTTTAGGAGCGATTACTCCGATCGGCGGCGTTTCCTTTTTAGTTGCCTGGGCCTTATTAGGTTTTTCCGCGATCGGGTCAAAGAACGACTAA
- a CDS encoding carboxypeptidase M32, which translates to MKEYENLFSDSIRNELKSFAEYRVAYQEISTLRNILSVLHWDSEITLPEEGRSERGSQIGLLSGLIHSKYAGESFYKLAQKAREENEQKNLPGQAERKVEFERLFLDLDRSRRLSQELVEEFSVTTSKAHAVWAKARKENRFSDFAPILTKIVELCKKQTECYGYQTEAYDALLEGYEPGERAKNLEKLFFNLKNSLKPLVARGKNVTNPFPREIPIFLQNKLGEALPGILGLSQKLSRLDASEHPFSTSLGSKDKRITTRYDLKDPLSSIFSILHETGHSLYEAGISEIEGGPSPLHDSVSLGVHESQSRLWENQVGRSREFWEMYYPSLLETLNIKESELSFSKLFAYINQSSPSLIRVEADQITYNLHIILRFEIERDLINGKIGVSELPEIWNTKMKEMFGIKVPSDREGVLQDVHWSGGAFGYFPTYTLGNIYSAQLFQSFSKENPNFQSEVKDRKDFSSLLNWLRKNVHWKGKFYSAENLIRTATGSDPDSSHLVQYLEKKLIELESINHG; encoded by the coding sequence ATGAAAGAGTATGAGAACCTTTTTTCCGATTCAATTCGGAACGAACTAAAATCATTCGCGGAATACAGAGTCGCTTATCAAGAGATATCTACGCTAAGAAATATTCTCAGCGTTCTTCATTGGGATTCCGAAATCACTTTGCCCGAAGAAGGAAGGTCGGAACGAGGTTCGCAGATCGGACTTCTATCAGGTTTGATTCATTCCAAATACGCCGGAGAAAGTTTTTATAAGCTTGCTCAGAAAGCGAGAGAAGAGAACGAACAAAAAAATCTTCCCGGACAAGCCGAAAGAAAAGTCGAGTTTGAAAGATTGTTTCTAGACTTGGATCGTTCCCGTCGTCTTTCTCAAGAACTTGTGGAAGAATTTTCCGTTACCACAAGTAAGGCGCACGCGGTTTGGGCAAAAGCGAGAAAGGAGAATCGTTTTTCGGACTTTGCTCCGATTCTTACCAAGATCGTAGAACTCTGTAAAAAACAAACCGAGTGCTACGGTTATCAAACTGAAGCATATGACGCGTTGCTCGAAGGTTATGAACCCGGCGAACGAGCAAAAAATTTGGAAAAGTTATTTTTCAATTTGAAGAATTCTTTAAAACCTTTGGTTGCAAGAGGGAAGAACGTAACAAATCCGTTTCCGCGGGAAATTCCAATCTTTCTTCAAAATAAACTGGGAGAGGCTCTTCCCGGTATTTTAGGATTGTCTCAAAAGCTTTCCCGTTTGGATGCAAGCGAACATCCTTTTTCGACCTCGCTCGGAAGTAAGGATAAGAGAATTACCACGCGGTACGATTTGAAAGATCCGCTTTCGTCTATATTCAGTATTTTGCATGAAACAGGACATTCTCTTTATGAAGCGGGAATTTCCGAAATTGAAGGCGGTCCTTCGCCTTTACACGATTCCGTTTCTTTAGGCGTTCACGAGTCACAAAGCAGGCTTTGGGAGAATCAAGTCGGCAGATCCAGAGAATTCTGGGAAATGTATTACCCAAGCTTATTAGAAACTCTGAATATAAAAGAATCCGAACTTAGCTTTTCCAAACTTTTCGCGTATATCAACCAATCCTCTCCGTCCTTGATTCGAGTGGAGGCGGATCAAATCACTTATAATCTTCATATCATTCTTCGATTTGAAATCGAAAGAGATTTGATCAACGGCAAAATCGGCGTTTCGGAACTTCCCGAAATCTGGAATACAAAGATGAAGGAAATGTTCGGCATAAAAGTTCCTTCCGATCGAGAAGGGGTGTTGCAGGATGTTCATTGGAGCGGCGGTGCTTTTGGTTACTTTCCGACTTATACGTTAGGAAATATTTATTCGGCTCAACTCTTTCAATCTTTCTCCAAAGAAAATCCGAATTTTCAATCCGAAGTAAAGGATAGAAAGGACTTTTCTTCTCTTCTGAATTGGCTTAGAAAAAATGTCCATTGGAAGGGAAAATTCTATTCTGCGGAGAATTTGATTCGGACCGCTACGGGTTCCGATCCGGATTCTTCCCACTTGGTTCAATACCTCGAAAAAAAACTTATCGAATTGGAATCGATCAATCATGGATGA